Proteins from one Palaemon carinicauda isolate YSFRI2023 chromosome 44, ASM3689809v2, whole genome shotgun sequence genomic window:
- the LOC137634172 gene encoding uncharacterized protein — protein MSTLKEIVSLGKEMGYEGDDLRDFVEKERLIRERALAREREMEREEREREREEREREREERAVEREIRKQQLEVERLKLQMQGNEKDSSLCKPSLPKLPVFNDITDSIDAYILRFERLAVSAGWSKDIWAVSLASLLQGKALETYQHLSPVEAKDFDSVKEALLRCFQCTSEGYRLRFRNCKFFKNETAQQFGNRLKNNLKRWVELADCEETFDDLFDLMLIEQFLNACDKDMVVFLKEHEMKTFDQVVKYAEMYMEAHLNYGKKSLSGGHEKHGASASKVTTGDSKWQTDADSDRKVTARNCYVCGRGNHLAKDCFERFGGPKRKGASKGATEKAAVVGHGGKLMVDKGTVEGVEVNVFRDPGCTTVLVKRALVPKHKFTGKHVDLKMANNQVFRYPEAIVDVVSPYFTGETLAACMPDPIYDLVIGAIDGSTDGLSTEVSAVTTRLQNQMQEKKLRGPSKLKVKEVINLMQKENIGKLQAEDGTLKKVFEHAKSNRVFVKNENKSHCFVVKKGILYCRVQNEGIINDQLVVPDKFRHAVIELAHDSLMSGHLGIQKTTARIQSNFYWPGMSVQITRFCRSCDACQRTVDKGRVKKVKLGRMPLIQEPFQRVAVDIVGPIEPRASDGSRYILTIVDYATRYPEAVALKNIDSVTVAEALLSVFSRVGIPKEVLSDRGTQFTSEVMREFNRLLSIKSITTTPYHAMCNGLVEKFNGVLKKMLRRMCTEQPKMWPRYIDPLLFAYREVPQSSTKFSPFELVYGHTVRGPLSLLRELWENEDNAIEDSTRTTYEHVVDMRERLQDTCRLAQEELERARDKYQCYYDKNACKREINEGDKVLLLLPTSNNKLLVQWQGPFEVVKKVNRYNFVLNINGVERKYHINMLKLYYDRISEGNNVKGKFVEAEGSGDLKSGAVLFTDDQESDDLACVAVVSEDSDEYEVTVVPSDIQSEDVSNVKINQELSEDKKEELARILQEYKNVFTDVPGRTNVIEHVINLSSKGPVRCRPYPVPYALQQDIDREIERMLKLGVIECSNSPYATPLIVVKKKDGSNRMCLDFRKINKLTVFDSEPMPDQNLIMTRVSKSRYFTKIDLSKGYWQIPLEKESREVTAFQTNRGLLQFTTMPFGLVNAGATFNRMMRKLFNGVKNVELFVDDILIHSQGWEEHKETLRLVLDILRKAFLTAKPSKTEIGYFSVEYLGSKIGNGISRTAEDKVSKVLNVDTPKTKREVKSFLGLTGYYRHYIPDYATIAAPLTDLIKKSQPNVVNWSLCHQESFEKLKNILSSHPIVKLPDLTKDFVLQVDASNVGLGAILMQYVDGERWPVQYASRKLKGAEQNYSVIEKECLAVVWAVKKFYQYLYGKAFVIESDHQPLKYLNSAGHINSRLMRWAMYLQQFEYTIHNIPGKENVGPDCLSRL, from the coding sequence atgagtactttaaaagaaattgttagtttggggaaggaaatgggttacgaaggtgatgatttaagggattttgttgaaaaggaaagacttaTTCGAGAGCGGGCACTAGCaagggaaagggaaatggagagagaagaaagggaaagagagagagaagaaagggaaagagagagagaagaaagggcagtagaaagggaaatacggaagcagcaattagaagtcgaacgattaaagttacagatgcagggaaatgaaaaagattctagtttgtgtaaaccctcgctacctaaactgcctgtttttaatgatataactgatagtattgacgcctatattttaagatttgaacgtttagccgttagtgctggctggagcaaagacatttgggctgttagtttagcatcattattacaagggaaagctttggaaacttaccagcacctttcacctgttgaagctaaagatttcgatagtgttaaagaggcattattacgttgttttcagtgtacttcggaaggatatagattgagatttcgtaactgtaaattctttaagaacgagaccgctcagcaatttgggaatagattgaaaaataaccttaagaggtgggtggaattagcagattgtgaagaaacatttgatgacttgtttgatttaatgttaatagaacaatttttaaatgcttgtgacaaagatatggttgtattcttgaaggaacatgaaatgaaaacatttgatcaaGTTGTAAAATATGCCGAGATGTATATGGAGGCCCATTTAAATTATGGCAAAAAGAGTTTAAGTGGTGGTCATGAAAAGCACGGTGCCTCTGCAAGTAAAGTTACCACTGGGGATAGTAAATGGCAAACGGATGCCGATAGTGATAGGAAGGTTACGGCAAGAAATTGTTACGTATGTGGTCGTGGTAATCACCTTGCTAAAGATTGTTTTGAAAGGTTTGGGGGTCCAAAACGTAAAGGTGCGAGTAAGGGTGCGACAGAGAAAGCAGCTGTGGTTGGTCATGGGGGCAAGTTAATGGTGGATAAAGGTACAGTGGAAGGAGTAGAGGTTAATGTATTTCGTGATCCCGGGTGTACCACGGTGTTAGTTAAGAGGGCTTTAGTGCCGAAACACAAGTTTACTGGTAAGCATGTTGACCTTAAAATGGCTAATAACCAAGTTTTTAGATATCCTGAGGCTATTGTTGATGTTGTCTCGCCATATTTCACGGGCGAAACCTTAGCTGCCTGCATGCCTGATCCTATTTATGATTTAGTGATTGGAGCAATTGATGGATCGACTGACGGGTTGAGTACGGAGGTTAGTGCTGTTACTACCCGACTGCAGAAtcaaatgcaagagaaaaagttaaggggaccgtcaaagcttaaggtcaaagaagttataaatttaatgcagaaagagaatatagggaaattacaggctgaagatgggacgctaaaaaaggtttttgagcatgcgaagtcaaatagggtctttgtgaagaatgaaaataaatctcattgcttcgtagttaagaaaggtatattatattgtagagtgcaaaatgaaggcattattaatgatcagttagttgttcctgataaatttcgtcatgcagtaatagaattggctcacgattccttaatgagtggacatttaggaatacagaaaaccacagcacgtatacaaagtaatttttattggccAGGTATGTCGGTGCAGATAACAAGATTTTGCAGGTCGTGTGACGCTTGTCAACGAACGGTTGACAAGGGAAGAGTTAAAAAGGTGAAGTTGGGAAGAATGCCCCTGATTCAAGAACCCTTTCAGCGTGTTGCGGTGGACATAGTGGGTCCGATTGAACCCCGTGCCAGCGACGGATCAAGATATATTCTCACCATTGTTGACTATGCTACACGTTATCCTGAGGCAGTAGCTCTGAAGAATATAGATTCAGTCACTGTAGCTGAGGCTTTGCTGTCGGTATTCAGTCgagtgggaattccaaaggaggtgttatctgacagggggacacagttcacctctgaagtaatgcgtgaatttaatcgcttgttatctattaagagtattactactaccccatatcatgctatgtgcaatggtttagtagaaaagtttaatggagtgttgaagaaaatgctcagacgtatgtgtacagaacaaccaaagatgtggcctaggtacattgatcctttattatttgcatatcgtgaagttccgcagtctagtaccaaattctctccgtttgagttagtatatggtcatactgtgaggggaccacttagtttattgagggagctgtgggaaaatgaagataatgcaattgaggatagcacgaggaccacgtacgagcatgtagtagacatgagagaaaggttacaggatacatgtaggctagctcaagaagagttagagagggctagagataagtatcagtgttactatgataaaaatgcttgtaaaagggaaataaatgaaggggacaaggtcctgttgctgttgcccacaagtaacaataagcttctagtgcagtggcaaggtccatttgaagtggtaaagaaagttaataggtataattttgttcttaatattaatggggttgagcgcaaataccacattaacatgcttaagttatactatgataggataagcgaaggcaataacgtgaagggtaagtttgttgaggcagagggcagtggggatctcaaatctggagctgtacttttcaccgatgatcaggagagtgatgatcttgcatgtgtggcagtggttagtgaggatagtgatgaatatgaggtaacagttgtgccgagtgatattcagagtgaagatgtgtctaatgttaaaattaatcaggaattatctgaagataaaaaggaggagttagctagaatattacaagaatacaagaatgtgtttactgatgtaccaggtagaactaatgtgattgaacatgtgataaacctgtctagtaagggtcctgtaaggtgtagaccatatcctgtaccttatgctctgcagcaagatatagatagggagattgaaagaatgctcaaattaggagttattgagtgctcaaattctccttatgctacacctttgatagtggtgaagaaaaaagatggcagtaaccggatgtgcttagattttaggaagataaacaagcttacggtatttgattcggaacccatgccagatcagaacttaattatgactcgcgtaagtaagagcaggtattttacgaaaattgacctctctaaaggatattggcaaataccTTTAGAAAAAGAGAGTAGAGAAGTAACCGCTTTTCAAACTAATAGAGGACTCCTTCAGTTTACAACTATGCCATTTGGTTTGgtaaatgctggtgctacttttaaccgtatgatgaggaaattatttaatggtgtgaaaaatgtagagctgtttgttgatgatattttgattcattcacaggggtgggaagagcacaaggaaactctgcggctggtactggatattttaagaaaagcatttctcacagctaagccgtccaaaacggaaattggttatttttcagttgagtatttgggcagtaagatcggtaacggtatatctcggacagctgaggacaaagtaagtaaggtattaaatgtagacacaccaaagacaaaaagggaggtaaagtcttttcttggtttgactggatactatcgccattatatccctgactatgctactattgctgcacctctaacagatcttataaagaaatctcaacccaatgtagtaaactggagcctgtgtcaccaagaatcttttgaaaagttaaagaacattttaagtagccatccaatagttaagttgcctgatttaaccaaagattttgtgttgcaggtagatgcatcaaatgtgggtttaggggcaatccttatgcaatatgttgatggggaacgttggccagtgcaatatgctagcaggaaactcaaaggtgcagagcagaattactctgtaatcgagaaggaatgcctcgcagtagtgtgggctgtaaagaagttttaccaatatctatacgggaaggcattcgtcatagaatctgatcaccaacctttgaagtacttaaactctgctggtcacattaacagtagactaatgcgctgggccatgtatttacaacagtttgaatataccatacataatattcctggtaaagaaaatgttggtccagactgcttgagtaggttgtaa